A genomic window from Oryctolagus cuniculus chromosome 12, mOryCun1.1, whole genome shotgun sequence includes:
- the PNP gene encoding purine nucleoside phosphorylase isoform X1, translating into MPGGGCSTLRFLCTSWRYVNFLPTSFFSSLGTFAPTPTPAPSPPAAFCTVVSLSWTLLWRGKHASVGRASCFQPCHTSVPLLKVPQGQRALEKRRKDGSRFTYEDYQNTAEWLLSHTTHRPQVAVICGSGLGGLTDKLTETQIFDYSEIPNFPRSTVPGHAGRLVFGFLNGRACVMMQGRFHLYEGYPLWKVTFPVRVFRLLGVDTLVVTNAAGGLNPKFEVGDIMLIRDHINLPGFCGQNPLRGPNEERFGVRFPAMSDAYDRTMRQKALSAWKQMGEQRELQEGTYVMIAGPNFETVAEARLLQKLGADAVGMSTVPEVVVARHCGLRVFGFSLITNKVILDYENLEKANHEEVLEAGKQAAQKLEQFVSILMASVPLPGNVS; encoded by the exons ATGCCAGGTGGCGGCTGCTCCACACTTCGTTTCCTTTGCACCTCTTGGAGATACGTTAATTTTTTACCAACCTCATTCTTCTCATCTCTGGGCACTTTTGctcccacacccaccccagctcCATCCCCACCTGCAGCCTTTTGTACTGTAGTATCTCTTTCCTGGACTCTGCTTTGGAGAGGGAAGCATGCCTCTGTTGGCAGGGCTAGTTGTTTTCAGCCCTGCCACACCTCAGTTCCACTTCTGAAG GTCCCTCAAGGGCAAAGAGccttggagaagaggaggaaagatGGGAGTAG ATTCACATATGAAGATTATCAGAACACTGCAGAATGGCTCCTGTCTCACACCACACACCGACCTCAAGTGGCAGTGATCTgtggctctgggctgggaggTCTGACTGACAAATTAACCGAGACCCAGATCTTTGACTACAGTGAGATACCCAATTTTCCCCGAAGTACAG TGCCAGGTCATGCTGGTCGACTGGTGTTTGGCTTCTTGAATGGCAGAGCATGTGTGATGATGCAGGGCAGATTCCATCTGTATGAAGGGTACCCACTCTGGAAG GTGACGTTTCCTGTGCGGGTTTTCCGGCTTCTGGGGGTGGACACCTTGGTGGTCACCAATGCGGCTGGAGGCCTTAACCCCAAGTTTGAGGTTGGAGACATCATGCTGATCCGCGACCACATCAACCTGCCCGGTTTCTGTGGTCAGAACCCTCTCAGAGGGCCCAATGAGGAGAG GTTTGGTGTTCGTTTTCCTGCCATGTCCGACGCCTACGACCGGACCATGAGGCAGAAGGCTCTAAGCGCCTGGAAGCAGATGGGGGAGCAGCGCGAGCTCCAAGAAGGCACCTATGTGATGATCGCAGGCCCCAACTTTGAGACTGTGGCCGAGGCTCGTCTGCTGCAGAAGCTGGGGGCGGATGCTGTTG GCATGAGCACCGTACCAGAAGTGGTAGTTGCCCGGCACTGCGGACTTCGGGTCTTCGGCTTCTCACTCATCACTAACAAAGTCATCTTGGATTATGAAAACCTGGAGAAGGCCAATCACGAGgaagtcctggaggctgggaaacagGCCGCACAGAAATTGGAACAGTTCGTCTCCATCCTCATGGCTAGCGTGCCACTCCCTGGCAATGTCAGTTGA
- the PNP gene encoding purine nucleoside phosphorylase isoform X2: MEDGFTYEDYQNTAEWLLSHTTHRPQVAVICGSGLGGLTDKLTETQIFDYSEIPNFPRSTVPGHAGRLVFGFLNGRACVMMQGRFHLYEGYPLWKVTFPVRVFRLLGVDTLVVTNAAGGLNPKFEVGDIMLIRDHINLPGFCGQNPLRGPNEERFGVRFPAMSDAYDRTMRQKALSAWKQMGEQRELQEGTYVMIAGPNFETVAEARLLQKLGADAVGMSTVPEVVVARHCGLRVFGFSLITNKVILDYENLEKANHEEVLEAGKQAAQKLEQFVSILMASVPLPGNVS; the protein is encoded by the exons ATTCACATATGAAGATTATCAGAACACTGCAGAATGGCTCCTGTCTCACACCACACACCGACCTCAAGTGGCAGTGATCTgtggctctgggctgggaggTCTGACTGACAAATTAACCGAGACCCAGATCTTTGACTACAGTGAGATACCCAATTTTCCCCGAAGTACAG TGCCAGGTCATGCTGGTCGACTGGTGTTTGGCTTCTTGAATGGCAGAGCATGTGTGATGATGCAGGGCAGATTCCATCTGTATGAAGGGTACCCACTCTGGAAG GTGACGTTTCCTGTGCGGGTTTTCCGGCTTCTGGGGGTGGACACCTTGGTGGTCACCAATGCGGCTGGAGGCCTTAACCCCAAGTTTGAGGTTGGAGACATCATGCTGATCCGCGACCACATCAACCTGCCCGGTTTCTGTGGTCAGAACCCTCTCAGAGGGCCCAATGAGGAGAG GTTTGGTGTTCGTTTTCCTGCCATGTCCGACGCCTACGACCGGACCATGAGGCAGAAGGCTCTAAGCGCCTGGAAGCAGATGGGGGAGCAGCGCGAGCTCCAAGAAGGCACCTATGTGATGATCGCAGGCCCCAACTTTGAGACTGTGGCCGAGGCTCGTCTGCTGCAGAAGCTGGGGGCGGATGCTGTTG GCATGAGCACCGTACCAGAAGTGGTAGTTGCCCGGCACTGCGGACTTCGGGTCTTCGGCTTCTCACTCATCACTAACAAAGTCATCTTGGATTATGAAAACCTGGAGAAGGCCAATCACGAGgaagtcctggaggctgggaaacagGCCGCACAGAAATTGGAACAGTTCGTCTCCATCCTCATGGCTAGCGTGCCACTCCCTGGCAATGTCAGTTGA